The genomic window TTGGTCGTGGCCATTACGTTCACGACGGGACAGCTTTTCTCTACGGCTTGGCTCGGTCTGCAGATCGCGGAGCGCGAGAGCCGAAAATGGGAGTTCAATAGAAGACTGGTTGGACGCAGCACGGGTTGATACAATCTCGGCATGCCCCAAAAACTCCCCCGCATCGCTGAAGATATTCGCAAAGCCGAAAGTGTTATGGAGAGTCTCGCTGGTCTCTTCGATAAGCTGAACCAAGCCGGCCAAAGCTTCTCTGCCGCTGAAGTTCTGATCGCGAAAAACCACGTTGGGGACGCGATCAAACACCTGAAGGCCGCTCAGCTGTCTGTGCAGCGGTCAACGAAATCCCCTGTGAGCAGCCTTGATCCAAGGGTGCTCGGTTCGCCGCGTTCGTCGCCTGGACGGCCTCAGTAACGGTTCCGCACTGGCGGGCGTATTGGAGGAAGCGGTCAATCTTCGCCTTCTTCTCCTCGATACGCCAGCGCTCGACGTCGGGAAGTAGGCTGCGGCCCTGGCACATCTCGACAATAGCGATCAGGTCGGCGTACTCATGCATGACCCGTTCGGCGTTCGTGTATGGCTGGTTCGGTTGGATCTCGGACGTCCCGAAGCGAAGAGCCTTCGAAATGCGTTGTGCGACCTCGACGCATTCTTCGGCTACGATCTCTAGCAGGTGTTCGTTTTCGGTCATAGGTGTTAGCTCGCGGCATCGACGGCGGTTTAGTCACTTGGCCCGTTCGACCCAGACGGTCCCTTTGCTCGGGTCGCGTGGATCGGCGAGCTGCTGAACGTGGGCGCGGATCGCGAACGGAGTGGTCTTGATCTTCCGGCGGGCGCTCTTCGCCTGCTGCTCGGCGAGGGAAAACGCCTGGGCAACGGTCACCGCTCGAACCTCGATCTCGTCGAACGCCATGATCGCGAGCGTCACCTTGAAGACGCGCGACTGATCGGCGTCGTGCTTGGGTGCCGGCTGGGCGGTCGCGTCAGACGCGAGTATCTGGCCGATGCTCTTCAAAAGGCCTCCTGGTTTCGCTTGGCGTCGAGTGCGGCTGCCGCCTCGGGATTACGCCGGCGCAGGACGCCGACCCGGCGTTCGAGGCAGCCGAGCACGACGGCCAGTTCCCGTTCCGAGCAGTCAGCAATATCCTTCTTAACCACATTCCGCGCGGTGCCGCCGATGTACCCTTCGCGGGCCGCGTCATCGCGCAGCCGGTCGTCGCCAAGCGCGTGCATGGTCGTCACCTGATCGAAGCAGCGATCGAGCAGCGATTGCTTCCGCTCGTCAGCCTCGCCGACGAACTCGAGCTGGGCGTCGAGATTCGATCCGTCCCAGATGGCGCGGAAGGCGGCCTTGACCTTGTCGAACTCAGCCGACGTCAGAGTCGTGGCTGACTTGTCGGAGCCGAGCGCCTTCCGGTGGATCGCCTTGCGTCGCTCCTCGATCTGGTCGGCGGTCAGCCCCCGGCCGCGGTAGTACGCGCGCACGGAGGCAAACTGCCACCAGTAGAGTTTGAGCTGTGCCGCGTTCACAGGCCGAAGTACCTCGCAATTTCGCGTCCGATCCACTCGCCGACAGGTACACTCACGCCCAGTCCGATCATTCGGTATGCGTGGGCTTCGCTGCAACGGAAGGTGAACGCGTCCGGAATCCCCTGCAGGCGTGCGTACTCACGGACCGTGTACGGTCGCGCGCCGTATTTGAAGCGACGATCAGCCACGAGGCGCGTGCCGCGGTCCTTATGATAGTGCGCGACGCAGGTTGGGGCCAGATCATCGCGGTCCGGATCACTGATGATCGGGCGATCGCGGTACTTTCCGCGTAACCGTGAGATGACGTTCCGCGGGATGTGGACGTCCGGGTCGCGCTCGACGATCTCACTCAGGTGAACGCGCCGCGTGGACTCTGGCGCACGCCATGCGAATGGGCGGCGTGATCCGATAATGATCAGCCGGTCTCGGCGTTGCGGAAGCCAGAGTTCGGACTGCACCGGGCACTCAACGTGAACGTAGTATCCGGGGAGGCGCGTCATCGCCTCCATGACGACCGGGAACTTCCGCATTCCAGGCACGTTCTCGACGACGTACACCTCGGGCGGTTCGATCGCGAGATTCCGGAAGAAGTGAAGGAAGAGATCGTCGCCTGTGCGCGTGCCATGCAGGTCGGCGCTCTTGGAATACTTGTTACACGGGTACGTGGCCACCTTCACGTGGCAGGGTTTCTCGTCGCGTACTAGCTTTGCGCGAAGGTCGCACGCGCGAATCTCGTGGTCGAAATTCGCGCGAT from Opitutus sp. ER46 includes these protein-coding regions:
- a CDS encoding DNA cytosine methyltransferase, whose product is MSVLVNSYFSGTGLMEIGLQRAGLTLQQSFEIDPVCVENHRANFDHEIRACDLRAKLVRDEKPCHVKVATYPCNKYSKSADLHGTRTGDDLFLHFFRNLAIEPPEVYVVENVPGMRKFPVVMEAMTRLPGYYVHVECPVQSELWLPQRRDRLIIIGSRRPFAWRAPESTRRVHLSEIVERDPDVHIPRNVISRLRGKYRDRPIISDPDRDDLAPTCVAHYHKDRGTRLVADRRFKYGARPYTVREYARLQGIPDAFTFRCSEAHAYRMIGLGVSVPVGEWIGREIARYFGL